AGTTGCAGGGGCGCTGCCGGGTCACCCTTTTGCGAGGGCACATGCTTGAGCACGGTGTTGAACAGGGCCGACATGTCGGGGCCCCACTGCTCGCCCGGTGCGCCTTCTTCCAGCGAGGTCCAGCCGTTGATACCCGAGGCGTAGACGACCGGGAAGTCCAGCTGCTCGTCGGTGGCGCCCAGCTTGTCGAACAGGTCGAAGGCGGCATTGATCACGGCGTCCGGCTTGGCGCCCGGCTTGTCCACCTTGTTGACCACGACGATCGGCTTCAGGCCCAGGGCCAGCGCCTTCTTGGTCACGAAGCGGGTCTGGGGCATGGGGCCCTCTTGCGCGTCGATCAGCAGCACCACGCCGTCCACCATCGACAGCGCGCGCTCCACCTCGCCGCCGAAGTCCGCGTGGCCCGGGGTGTCGACGATGTTGATGTGCGTGCCTTCCCATGACACAGCGCAGTTCTTGGCCAGGATGGTGATGCCGCGCTCGCGTTCGATGGCGTTGTTGTCCATCACGGTGTCGACCACCTTCTCGTGGTCGGCGAAGGTGCCGCTCTGGCGCAGCAGCTGGTCGACCATCGTGGTCTTGCCATGGTCAACGTGGGCGATGATGGCGATATTGCGGATCTGCTTAGTCATACGACGCTTTCAAAAAATCTGGTACTTCTTCAGGCGCTCAGCAGGGAGTTCACTTCCTGCGGGCTCAACAGGCGGCCGGGAATCAGTTCGCCGGCCGTGATCGAGGCACTGCCCAACAGGGCCTGAGCGTCGGGTCCGTAGACCCGGACATGCGGGGCGTCCGCGGCAGCCACCCGGCGCCGCAGACCGTTGAGGAACTTGGCCGTCTCCTGCCCGTCCAGGCGCAGGGCCGGCCAGTCCGCCAGCAGGGAGTCCGGGGGGCGCAACATCGCTTCGCGCTCCGTTTCGCTCATCGCGGCCAGCGCATCCAGGCTGATCGCGTCGCGCACATGGACCGGGCCGCTGGCCGTGCGGCGCAGCGCCGACAGATGCGCGCCGCAGCCCAGCAGCTCGCCCAGGTCTTCGGCCAGGGTGCGGATATAGGTCCCCTTGGTGCAGCGCACCGCGATGGTCAGCGCCTCATGCTGCCAGTCCAGGATGTCGAGCGCGTGAATCGTCACCCGGCGCGCGGCGCGCTCGATCTCGATGCCCTGACGGGCGTACTCGTAGAGCGCCTTGCCCTGATGCTTGAGCGCCGAATGCATCGGCGGCACCTGCTCGATCTCGCCGGTCAGGCGGGCGCAGGCGGCCTCGATCTGCTCGCGGCTCAGCGCCACCGGCCGCTCGCGCAGGATCTCGCCCTCGGCATCGCCGGTGCTGCTGGTCTGGCCCAGCCTCAGGGTCGCCTCGTAGGCCTTGTCGGCGTCCAGGCTGACCTGGCTGAACTTGGTGGCGGCGCCGAAGCATAGCGGCAGCAGGCCGGTCGCCAGCGGGTCCAGGGTGCCGGTATGGCCGGCCTTCTCGGCGCGCAGCAGCCACTTGGCCTTCTGCAAGGCATCGTTGCTGGACAGGCCCAGGGGCTTGTCCAGCAGCAGCACGCCGTGCAGGGCACGGCGCTGGATGCGTTGGCGAGGGGCCTTCGGCGCGCTCATGGATTCAGTCCTCGCGGCCTTCCGCCTCGTCGTCCAGCGCGCGGGTGGCGTTGGCCTTGGAGATCAGCTGGCTCATCTCGGCCGCGCGCTCGATCGTGCGGTCGTAATGGAAATGCAGGGTCGGCACGGTGTGGATCTGCAGGCGCTTGAACAGGCCGTTGCGCAGGAAGCCGGCGGCCTCGTTCAGCGCGGCCTCGCTCTCGGCCGGATCGCCGACCAGCACCGAGAAGAACACCTTGGCATGGGCGTAGTCGGGGGTGACCTCGACCGCGTTGACGGTGGCCATGCCGATGCGCGGGTCCTTCAGCTCGCGGATCAGCTCGGCCAGATCGCGCTGGATCTGGTCGGCGACGCGGAAGCCGCGGTTGGGAATTGCTCTCTTGTGACGCATCGACTGCTCCTAAACACAAACCCCGCCACTCTGTAGAGGGCGGGGTTGCTGGTTGGGGCCAACTCCGCTGGTTACAGCGTTCGTGCCACTTCCTTGATTTCGAAGAATTCCAGCTGATCACCTTCCTTGATGTCGCTGTAGTTCTTCAGCTTGATACCGCACTCGAAGCCTTCCTTGACTTCCTTCACATCGTCCTTCTCGCGGCGGACCGAGTCGACCTCGCCGGTGTAGACCACGATGTTCTCGCGCAGCAGGCGGAACTTGGCGCCACGGCGCACCAGGCCCGAGGTGACCATCGAACCGGCCACGGTACCAATCTTCGAGGCGACGAACACCACGCGAATCTCGGCCGTGCCCAGCGCTTCCTCGCGCTGCTCCGGGGCCAGCATGCCACCCATCGCCGACTTCACCTCATCGACGGCGTCGTAGATGATGTTGTAGTAGCGGATGTCGACGCCATTGCCCTCGGCCAGCTTGCGCGCATTCGCGTCGGCCCGGGTGTTGAAGCCGATGATGATGGCCTTGGAGGCGATCGCCAGGTTGACGTCCGACTCGCTGATGCCGCCCACCGCCGCATGCACGATCTGCACCTTGACCTCCTCGGTCGACAGCTTGAGCAGCGAGGAAGCCAGCGCCTCCTGCGAGCCCTGCACGTCGGCCTTGATGATCAGCGGCAGGGTCTGCACATCGCCGGCGCCCATGTTCTCGAACATGGATTCCAGCTTGGCGGCCTGCTGCTTGGCCAGCTTGACGTCGCGGTACTTGCCGGAACGGAAGGTGGCGATTTCACGGGCACGGCGCTCGTCGGCCAGCACCATGAACTCGTCGCCGGCCTGCGGCACCTCGGTCAGACCCTGGATCTCGACCGGGATCGATGGGCCGGCCTCGTTGGTCGGCTTGCCGTCCTCATCCAGCATGGCGCGCACGCGGCCATAGGTCGAGCCAGCCAGCACCACGTCGCCGCGCTTGAGCGTGCCGCTCTGCACCAGCACCGTGGCCACCGGGCCGCGGCCCTTGTCCAGCTTGGCTTCGATCACCAGACCCTTGGCCAGCGATTCCTTCGCCGCCTTCAGCTCCAGCACCTCGGCCTGCAGCAGCACCTGCTCCAGCAGCTCGTCGATGCCCTGACCGGTCTTGGACGAGACGCCCACGAACGGGGAATCGCCGCCGAAGTCCTCGGGCACCACCTCTTCGCCGACCAGCTCGCTCTTCAGGCGCTCGATGTTCGAATCGGGCTTGTCGATCTTGGTCATCGCCACGACGATGGGCACGCCCGCCGCCTTGGCATGGCTGATCGCCTCCTTGGTCTGGGGCATCACGCCGTCGTCCGCCGCCACCACCAGGATGACGATGTCGGTCGCCTTGGCGCCGCGGGCACGCATCTGCGTGAAGGCCGCGTGACCCGGGGTGTCCAGGAAGGTGATCATGCCGCGCGGCGTGTCGACGTGATAGGCGCCGATATGCTGCGTGATGCCGCCGGCTTCGCCCGCGGCCACGCGGGCACGGCGGATGTAGTCCAGCAGCGAGGTCTTGCCGTGGTCGACGTGACCCATGACGGTGACGACCGGCGCGCGCGGCAGCATCTCATGCTGCTGCTCGGCGGCGACGCCCTCTTCTTCCAGGAAGGCATCGGGATCGTCCAGCTTGGCCGGGAAGGCCTTGTGGCCCATTTCCTCGACCAGGATCATGGCCGTTTCCTGATCCAGCTGCTGGTTGATCGTGACCATCTGGCCCAGCTTCATCAGCTGCTTGATCACCTCGGAAGCCTTGACCGACATCTTGTGGGCCAGATCGGCCACCGAGATGGTCTCGGGCACATGGACTTCCTGCACCTGCTGCTCGACCGGCGCCACGAAGTTGGACTGCGAGCCGCGATCGTCGCGGCCGCCACGGCGGCCACCCGCGCCACCGCGGGCAGGCGCACGCCAGCCACCGCCGCCCGGACGGGCCGCACCGGGCGCGCCGGTGCCTGCGGGCTTGAGGCCGCGCTTCTTGGCCGCGTCATCGGCCCAGCTGGACGACAGCTTTTCGGACTTGACCGACTTCTTGTCGCCGGGCTTGCCGGCACCGGCCGTCGTGGTCGCGGGCGTCGCGGCACCAGGGGTGCCGGGCTTCTTGTGGATCGTGCCCTTGATCTCGGCCGCAGCGGGCTTCGGCTCCTCGGGCTTCTTCGCGACCATGACAGCCTTGGGCTTGTTCATCATCGCGCGGATGGCTGCGGCCTCGGCCTCGGCGGCCTTGCGGCGGCGCTCCAGGTCGGCCTGCTTCTGCTTTTCCTCGGCGCCGACATCGACGGCCTTGATCACGCGCAGCGCGGGCTTGGGGGCTTCGACCGGCGCGGGCGCCGGAGCCGGAGCCACCGGAGCGGCGGCCACGGGTGCTGCCGGAGCGGGCGCCGGGGCTGCAGCAGCGGCAGGCGCCGTCTTGCCCTTGTTCATGGCCTTGTTGATCGCGGCGGCGGCGTCCTTGGCCGCATCCTTGGCGCTGGCCTTGGCGGCGGCAGCGGCCTCCTTGGCGGCGGCGGCCTCGGCCTCGGCGCGGGCGGCGGCTTCCTCGGCGGCGCGCGCCTCGGCGGCGATGCGCTCCTGGCGACGCTGTTCCTCGGCCTCCTTGGCGGCGCGTTCGGCTTCCTCACGCTCGCGCATGCGGATCGCCAGCTCCTCCTCCTGCTTGCGCAGGGCTTCGGCCTGGGCCTTGGCTTCCTCTTCGCGGCGCTGCAGTTCCGCTTCCTCGGCGGCCTGCGCGGCGGCGTCGTCGACGCCCGGCGCGTCGTCGCGCTTGACGAAGGTGCGGGTCTTCTTCACCTGCACCTGCACGGTACGGGTCTTGCCGCTGGAGTCGGCCTGCTTGATCTCGCTGGTCGAGGTGCGCTTGAGCGTGATCTTCTTGCGATCGGCTCCGCCACCGGTTCCATGCGCGGTGCGCAGGTAGTCCAGCAGACGTTCTTTGTCGGCTTCGTTCAGGGCGTCTTCGCTAGACGCCTTTTTGACGCCCGCAGCTTGCAGCTGCTCAAGCAGCGTGCTTGCAGGCCTTTGGAGCTCTGCAGCGAACTGGGCGACGGTGGTCACAGCCATTGTGGGGATCCTTCAGAATGCTTTCGATGCGGCGCGAGTGGTTGCTGGCCTGTGCTTCAGGCGGTGAACCAATGCTCGCGGGCCTTCATGATCAGGGCACGCGCGGCCGCCTCTTCCAGGCCGGCCAGCTCAACGAGTTCGTCGACGGCCAGATCGGCCAGGTCGTCGCGGGTGTGGATGTCGCCATCCGCAAGTTTGGCGATCAGTTCGGGCGTGACGCCCTCCAGATCACGCAGGTCTTGGGAGACTTCCTCGACCTTTTCCTCGCGGGCGATTTCCATGGTCAGCAGAGCATCCTTGGCCCGGGTGCGCAGCTCGTTGACCGTGTCCTCGTCGAAGGCCTCGA
This genomic stretch from Roseateles sp. DAIF2 harbors:
- the truB gene encoding tRNA pseudouridine(55) synthase TruB produces the protein MSAPKAPRQRIQRRALHGVLLLDKPLGLSSNDALQKAKWLLRAEKAGHTGTLDPLATGLLPLCFGAATKFSQVSLDADKAYEATLRLGQTSSTGDAEGEILRERPVALSREQIEAACARLTGEIEQVPPMHSALKHQGKALYEYARQGIEIERAARRVTIHALDILDWQHEALTIAVRCTKGTYIRTLAEDLGELLGCGAHLSALRRTASGPVHVRDAISLDALAAMSETEREAMLRPPDSLLADWPALRLDGQETAKFLNGLRRRVAAADAPHVRVYGPDAQALLGSASITAGELIPGRLLSPQEVNSLLSA
- the rbfA gene encoding 30S ribosome-binding factor RbfA, whose protein sequence is MRHKRAIPNRGFRVADQIQRDLAELIRELKDPRIGMATVNAVEVTPDYAHAKVFFSVLVGDPAESEAALNEAAGFLRNGLFKRLQIHTVPTLHFHYDRTIERAAEMSQLISKANATRALDDEAEGRED
- the infB gene encoding translation initiation factor IF-2, which codes for MAVTTVAQFAAELQRPASTLLEQLQAAGVKKASSEDALNEADKERLLDYLRTAHGTGGGADRKKITLKRTSTSEIKQADSSGKTRTVQVQVKKTRTFVKRDDAPGVDDAAAQAAEEAELQRREEEAKAQAEALRKQEEELAIRMREREEAERAAKEAEEQRRQERIAAEARAAEEAAARAEAEAAAAKEAAAAAKASAKDAAKDAAAAINKAMNKGKTAPAAAAAPAPAPAAPVAAAPVAPAPAPAPVEAPKPALRVIKAVDVGAEEKQKQADLERRRKAAEAEAAAIRAMMNKPKAVMVAKKPEEPKPAAAEIKGTIHKKPGTPGAATPATTTAGAGKPGDKKSVKSEKLSSSWADDAAKKRGLKPAGTGAPGAARPGGGGWRAPARGGAGGRRGGRDDRGSQSNFVAPVEQQVQEVHVPETISVADLAHKMSVKASEVIKQLMKLGQMVTINQQLDQETAMILVEEMGHKAFPAKLDDPDAFLEEEGVAAEQQHEMLPRAPVVTVMGHVDHGKTSLLDYIRRARVAAGEAGGITQHIGAYHVDTPRGMITFLDTPGHAAFTQMRARGAKATDIVILVVAADDGVMPQTKEAISHAKAAGVPIVVAMTKIDKPDSNIERLKSELVGEEVVPEDFGGDSPFVGVSSKTGQGIDELLEQVLLQAEVLELKAAKESLAKGLVIEAKLDKGRGPVATVLVQSGTLKRGDVVLAGSTYGRVRAMLDEDGKPTNEAGPSIPVEIQGLTEVPQAGDEFMVLADERRAREIATFRSGKYRDVKLAKQQAAKLESMFENMGAGDVQTLPLIIKADVQGSQEALASSLLKLSTEEVKVQIVHAAVGGISESDVNLAIASKAIIIGFNTRADANARKLAEGNGVDIRYYNIIYDAVDEVKSAMGGMLAPEQREEALGTAEIRVVFVASKIGTVAGSMVTSGLVRRGAKFRLLRENIVVYTGEVDSVRREKDDVKEVKEGFECGIKLKNYSDIKEGDQLEFFEIKEVARTL